The Anoplolepis gracilipes chromosome 17, ASM4749672v1, whole genome shotgun sequence genome window below encodes:
- the LOC140675105 gene encoding uncharacterized protein, with product MLKIFMNIMSENTSEERNNLFRDYKSENFDDSDLQSRLYAEIYYEPVIRGESETLDISKTIQFSNMNAELNNEPLEFETARDKSNKAKKISRKHSNQNTSLNETSLVEPLMYNDALQAQTSVDGPVSVEIQTNIDELSSQEINPVIYECDNINNDNPGNSSVEKEKRRKESSAKKTKSSNHAKNELKKDKQTSDSSDSEESIFEVPVPPKPKPPLINLQDSDEENNTNSEVADPIVEMPATSCKDTKIRGISSNHQNTSFTNKNTDKSLHTKDTTVNPESIHTCIQEIREDIVLNCTIVQRGAKSISEIKQLSKSAKLNKNQEDITTEDTNQNSTKQLSQNTSKETNVNFQQNIGRSNACNKYNLRSKNNTLDAKTSCRNNDTIIDRKRQNDSRIENSTEKRQCIVQQNNQNVIQQSSSSSSGERRTEVRNEYFKSMPETLRNYYYSSRSQENFDVAELQRGMSKDPRMWVIMDEDLMPSPPSRQRTRFWNVRCSNCQRDGHQRYDCPVPRRTPCCYICGEKGHVESRCRQKICFTCGKKQNTFRQTCEYCRVLYCTMCHSVGHESTQCPDLWRRYHKTTDVRSTLQNPDNVMKPPSLLHCCNCTKRGHESSMCKEFRWSLHFPTPAAVTNYVDGPKYSYLTNFSESDFEMDDSLSSKTTNSRSSISHSPKNIQQTVKEHSKSSTSIDTLSSNAKTNETLIPQRTLCNSETEGNLKSTSLVNKVLCSQEKQKNHRQDGINEKEFITIIFACGKFHDKNNKDARIISRNLSLLKNDLSPDGKKTILSSLPRRKIVPVFLKTLFDKAIEFEVKIGFMIHQPKVTMLQLIAMKEYIELIYDLLLHWINLPENEKDYGVDVTLPMNPTKMFNHLCSRMPQLTKMSFTCYNDHIKGINDPRFLFNIIKQHKVQLKQQQSNKKYSRLRKRMWRSQVKLLMIVNTEPKPNIYVSEFQNAMEQLEFEKRDQKTEKLDSATYLKLTLLYNRLFVPHTPVALFKTLQRIEKHAHGNKDTDMIAKNTNCSPQMLQELQKDGICEQDLASQFNATSSLSSTISCTSQNINSVENPSVIDIQQNTSNETLIERGNVIDISPTIDDTIDCNDNEVMIIENSVAQDSQTTMPLNTEIFNHDQPIDSLLIPIEDRNADQPLTKSLNIEYNTSVSKPNVKAKNNKNLARVQQWQIKQQLKEQKRERKRGEAIKNICQNASYLIEEARALNVPHMNNAANELERKLNNHTIRLKHVDVMKKMIKLEKKYRKNVSSYWEDLKA from the exons atgttaaaaatatttatgaacatTATGTCAGAAAATACATCTGAAGAGAGGAATAATTTATTCCGAG ATTATAAAAGCGAAAACTTTGATGACAGCGACTTGCAGTCCCGTTTATACGCAGAAATCTATTATGAGCCTGTTATCAGGGGCGAGTCAGAAACCTTGGATATTTCAAAGACAATTCAATTTTCTAACATGAATGCTGAATTAAACAATGAACCATTGGAATTTGAAACTGCTAGagataaatctaataaagctaaaaaaatatcaagaaagcATAGCAATCAGAATACTTCTTTAAATGAAACTTCTCTTGTAGAACCATTAATGTACAATGACGCATTGCAAGCACAAACTTCAGTTGATGGTCCTGTATCAGTTGAAATTCAGACTAATATAGACGAATTGTCTAGTCAAGAGATAAATCCTGTAATATATGAATgtgacaatattaataatgacaatCCAGGAAACTCTTCAgtggaaaaagagaagaggcGCAAGGAAAGTTCTGCCAAGAAGACTAAATCTTCTAACCATGCAAAAA atGAACTAAAGAAAGATAAACAAACTTCGGACAGTTCTGATTCTGAAGAATCTATTTTTGAAGTACCAGTTCCACCAAAACCAAAACCACCACTTATAAATCTGCAAGATTCTGACGAGGAAAACAATACAAATTCAGAAGTGGCTGATCCAATTGTAGAAATGCCAGCCACAAGTTGCAAAGATACAAAAATTAGAGGTATCTCAAGCAATCACCAAAATAcatcttttacaaataaaaatactgataAATCTCTACATACTAAGGATACAACAGTAAATCCTGAAAGTATTCATACATGCATACAAGAAATTAGAGAAGATATTGTTTTGAATTGCACAATAGTTCAAAGAGGTGCTAAAAGTATAAGTGAAATTAAACAGTTATCTAAAAGtgcaaagttaaataaaaatcaagaagATATAACAACTGAAGATACAAATCAAAATTCTACAAAGCAATTATCGCAAAATACATCTAAAGAAACTAACGTTAATTTCCAACAAAATATTGGCAGAAGTAatgcatgtaataaatataatctaaggagtaaaaataatacattagatGCAAAAACGTCATGCAGAAATAACGATACAATAATAGATCGAAAAAGACAGAACGATAGCAGAATCGAAAATTCTACAGAAAAACGGCAATGCATTGTTCAGCAAAACAATCAAAATGTTATACAGCaaagcagcagcagcagcagtgGAGAAAGAAGAACCGAAGTAAGGaacgaatattttaaatcaatgcCAGAGACACTGAGAAACTATTATTACTCGTCTCGTAGTCAGGAGAACTTTGACGTTGCCGAGTTGCAGCGAGGCATGTCGAAAGATCCGCGAATGTGGGTGATAATGGATGAAGATTTGATGCCATCTCCTCCCAGCAGACAACGCACCAGATTCTGGAACGTCAGGTGCTCCAATTGTCAGCGGGATGGTCACCAACGCTATGATTGTCCAGTACCGCGTAGAACGCCATGCTGCTATATATGCGGCGAGAAGGGCCACGTCGAATCGCGTTGTCGACAGAAGATCTGTTTTACATGCGGTAAGAAACAGAACACGTTTCGTCAAACTTGTGAATATTGTCGTGTCCTGTATTGTACTATGTGCCATTCAGTAGGACACGAGTCAACACAATGTCCCGATCTCTGGCGAAGATATCATAAAACGACTGATGTAAGGAGCACACTACAGAATCCGGACAATGTAATGAAACCGCCGAGTTTATTGCATTGCTGCAATTGCACTAAACGTGGCCACGAATCATCCATGTGCAAAGAATTTCGATGGTCTCTACATTTTCCAACTCCGGCGGCGGTTACAAATTACGTAGACGGACCTAAGTACAGTTATTTGACGAATTTCTCAGAGTCTGATTTCGAAATGGATGATAGTCTGTCATCCAAAACTACAAATAGCAGATCATCGATTTCACATAGTcctaaaaatattcaacagaCAGTAAAAGAACATTCGAAATCTTCTACGAGTATAGACACATTATCATCAAATGCAAAAACCAATGAGACACTAATTCCACAAAGAACTCTGTGCAATTCAGAAACGGAAGGAAATTTGAAATCTACTTCTTTGGTAAATAAGGTACTTTGCTCccaagaaaaacaaaaaaatcacagacaagaTGGAATAAACGAAAAAGAGTTTATCACTATTATATTTGCCTGTGGTAAATTCCATGACAAAAATAACAAGGATGCGCGgataatttcaagaaatctTTCATTACTAAAAAACGATTTGTCACCCGATGGAAAGAAGACTATATTAAGTAGTTTACCAAGACGCAAAATTGTTCCAGTTTTCCTCAAGACATTGTTTGATAAGGCAATAGAATTTGAAGTGAAAATAGGCTTTATGATACATCAGCCTAAAGTCACAATGTTACAGTTAATAGcaatgaaagaatatatagaACTGATATACGATTTGCTACTTCACTGGATCAATCTCCCAGAAAATGAAAAGGATTATGGAGTGGATGTGACTCTACCCATGAATCctacaaaaatgtttaatcatTTGTGTTCGAGGATGCCGCAACTTACAAAAATGAGCTTTACATGTTATAATGATCATATAAAAGGAATAAATGATCCTCGAttcctttttaatataataaaacaacacAAAGTCCAGTTAAAACAGCAGcaaagtaacaaaaaatattcccGCTTACGTAAAAGGATGTGGCGTTCACAAGTCAAACTTCTTATGATTGTCAATACTGAGCCTAAACCAAATATTTACGTATCTGAATTTCAAAATGCAATGGAGCAACTTGAATTTGAGAAACGAGATCAAAAAACTGAGAAACTTGACAGTGCCACTTATCTTAAATTGACTCTGCTTTATAATCGTTTATTTGTGCCTCACACACCTGTTGCTCTGTTCAAAACACTACAACGCATTGAAAAACACGCACATGGTAACAAGGACACGGACATGATagcaaaaaatacaaattgttCGCCGCAAATGCTACAGGAATTGCAAAAGGATGGAATCTGTGAACAAGACCTTGCATCACAATTTAACGCAACTTCCTCATTATCATCTACCATATCTTGCACTTCGCAAAATATAAACTCTGTTGAAAATCCTTCTGTAATTGATATTCAACAGAATACGAGTAACGAGACATTAATTGAGAGAGGAAACGTAATCGATATTTCGCCTACGATTGATGATACCATAGATTGTAATGACAATGAAGTTATGATAATAGAAAATTCTGTTGCACAAGATTCTCAAACTACTATGCCATTAAATACTGAGATATTTAATCATGATCAACCAATTGATTCCTTACTGATACCAATAGAAGATAGAAATGCAGATCAACCATTAACAAAAAGTCTaaacattgaatataataCATCTGTGAGCAAACCAAACGTAAAggcgaaaaataataaaaatcttgcaAGAGTGCAACAATGGCAAATAAAGCAACaattaaaagaacaaaaacgtgaaagaaaaagaggcgaggcaattaaaaatatatgtcagaATGCATCATATCTCATAGAAGAGGCTCGTGCTCTTAATGTACCTCATATGAATAATGCAGCGAACGAATTGGAAAGAAAACTTAACAATCATACAATTAGGCTGAAACATGTCGacgtaatgaaaaaaatgattaaattagaGAAGAAATATCGTAAGAATGTTAGCTCATATTGGGAGGACTTAAAGGCATAG
- the Snrnp-u1-c gene encoding U1 small nuclear ribonucleoprotein C, producing MPKYYCDYCDTYLTHDSPSVRKTHCQGRKHKDNVKYFYQKWMEEQAQHLIDATTAAFKAGKIASNPFAANKGAAIPPPPNLGSSLGSRSGVPPQGPPGMMPPPGMHPAGPMGPGGPMMMGPHGPMPPPMMGMRPPMMGPMGPMGPMMGPIGPMGHMRPPMNGPPPPMVGPPPMKK from the coding sequence ATGCCGAAATATTATTGCGACTATTGTGACACTTACTTGACACATGATTCTCCGAGCGTACGCAAGACCCATTGCCAGGGTCGCAAGCACAAGGATAAcgtgaaatatttctatcaaaaATGGATGGAGGAGCAAGCCCAGCATCTAATTGATGCGACAACAGCTGCCTTTAAGGCTGGTAAGATTGCCTCCAATCCCTTTGCGGCCAACAAGGGTGCAGCGATACCACCGCCGCCGAATCTTGGCTCTAGCCTTGGATCACGATCCGGAGTACCGCCACAAGGACCTCCGGGAATGATGCCACCACCCGGTATGCATCCAGCTGGTCCTATGGGACCAGGAGGTCCAATGATGATGGGACCTCATGGACCAATGCCACCTCCGATGATGGGTATGAGGCCACCTATGATGGGACCGATGGGGCCAATGGGTCCTATGATGGGTCCTATAGGTCCTATGGGACACATGAGACCACCGATGAACGGACCACCACCTCCTATGGTAGGTCCACCACCGATGAAGAAATAA
- the LOC140675143 gene encoding serine protease inhibitor 28Dc isoform X3: MARIWLLFGLLVLVGAGQIVYPDQYERMTVYTSRAPVPGLQPATYSALQNSGQAVQTNKQFNSQFAPQSSVADSQTARLYPSSTTQLPLYPSVSPIANPTANPLLENWGNHVNDIIARGIMKFTLDLDRAIYNTKDNASVANHRENVIFSPLSVAVALSLVLLGSAGRTFDEVSRVLGLQIGVNISQHSEIVHQTFGQLLDIVNYRIEGSNKPRVDSASGVFVQEGYPIRPEFRAISANVYKSEVINLDFQRKGKEAEDIINNWVKERTMGKIDGILNSPPDPTTMVILLSALYFKGEWNQHFLEGMTQRREFFIESNDMIQVDMMFNGGNFPFYEDKSLGVKILALPYKGLETSMYVLLPKAEGATALKNFQNQLTVETIENLISNLKNETCIIGFPRMKLSSTLSLNNALQNLGLSSLFNAKTADLSLLSGGYGQSSAALPIVTQTSPQISRYDDKERGFSIEQWSTGFQIQKIRRVRRNVLDGKQRNVTSSRTMYVTENDDLEKVAPKSDKNTRYVSLEQNKYRFRNAEKNTKNRKRRQSRPIDENFLRFMESKFPSYGLDSLRNSANLVNPGLFADEVLHKVEMDVTEKGTEAAATTGVLLRRDGSQKKLIANRPFLFFIRHDPTKLVLFWGTVNAPVPNYAVR, translated from the exons ATGGCACGAATATGGTTGCTATTTGGTCTTCTGGTGTTGGTTGGTGCTGGTCAGATCGTCTATCCAGATCAATACGAGAGGATGACAGTTTACACGAGTCGTGCACCTGTCCCAGGATTGCAACCTGCTACTTATTCTGCGTTACAAAATAGTGGTCAAGCAGTTCAGACCAATAAACAATTCAATAGTCAGTTTGCTCCGCAATCCAGTGTCGCGGATTCACAAACGGCACGACTTTATCCTTCTTCTACAACCCAGCTACCCTTATATCCCTCAGTAAGTCCGATAGCTAATCCGACAGCTAATCCATTATTGGAAAATTGGGGTAATCAT GTGAACGATATTATAGCCAGAGGAATCATGAAATTCACTTTGGACTTAGATAGAGCTATTTACAATACTAAAGATAATGCATCAGTGGCTAATCATCGCGAAAACGTTATCTTTTCTCCACTCAGTGTCGCTGTTGCCTTGTCATTAGTCTTGTTGGGTTCTGCCGGCAGGACTTTTGACGAAGTCTCGCGAGTGCTCGGTTTGCAAATAGGTGTTAACATATCTCAACACTCAGAAATTGTTCATCAAACGTTTGGTCAATTACTGGACATTGTGAACTACAGAATTGAGGGAAGCAATAAACCGCGCGTAGATTCCGCCAGTGGTGTTTTTGTTCAG GAGGGATATCCAATACGTCCTGAATTTCGTGCGATTAGCGCGAATGTATATAAGAGcgaagtaataaatttagattttcaaagaaaagGCAAAGAAGCtgaagatataataaacaattggGTAAAGGAACGAACGATGGGAAAAATCGACGGCATATTGAACAGCCCACCGGATCCGACAACTATGGTGATTCTTTTATCGGCATTATACTTCAAGGGAGAATGGAATCAGCATTTCTTAGAAGGCATGACACAGCG aaGAGAATTCTTTATTGAATCGAACGACATGATCCAGGTAGATATGATGTTTAACGGCGGCAATTTTCCCTTTTATGAAGACAAATCGCTAGGAGTTAAAATATTGGCTCTACCTTACAAAGGTTTAgag ACGTCCATGTACGTACTTCTGCCGAAAGCCGAAGGAGCCACTGCTTTGAAAAATTTCCAGAACCAACTAACGGTTGAGACTATCGAAAACTTAATAAGTAATCTCAAGAATGAAACCTGTATTATCGGTTTTCCTCGAATGAAACTTTCAAGTACATTGAGTTTGAACAATGCGCTTCAAAATTTGGGTTTAAGCTCGCTATTCAACGCGAAAACTGCGGATTTGAGTCTGTTGTCAGGTGGATACGGTCAAAGTTCGGCAGCTCTACCGATTGTTACGCAAACGTCACCGCAAATTTCACG GTACGACGATAAGGAGCGTGGCTTTAGTATTGAGCAATGGAGCACAGGAtttcaaattcaaaaaattcgtAGAGTACGTCGCAACGTTTTGGATGGAAAACAACGCAACGTCACGTCATCGCGAACGATGTACGTCACAGAGAACGATGACCTCGAAAAAGTCGCGCCGAAGAGTGACAAAAATACGAGATATGTGAGTTTAGAGCAGAATAAGTATCGTTTCCGAAACGCTGAGAAGAACACGAAGAACAGAAAGAGACGGCAAAGCCGACCTATAGACGAGAACTTTTTGAGATTCATGGAAAGCAAGTTCCCGTCTTACGGCCTAGATAGTCTCCGAAACAGCGCGAATCTTGTAAATCCGGGTTTATTTGCCGATGAGGTATTACATAAAGTTGAAATGGATGTGACGGAAAAGGGAACGGAGGCCGCGGCGACAACCGGGGTACTTTTACGGCGAGATGGCAGTCAGAAGAAATTGATTGCCAATCGAccttttctgttttttatcAGACATGACCCCACGAAACTTGTTCTTTTCTGGGGTACGGTTAATGCGCCAGTTCCGAATTATGCCGTCAGATGA
- the LOC140675143 gene encoding serine protease inhibitor 28Dc isoform X1 has protein sequence MARIWLLFGLLVLVGAGQIVYPDQYERMTVYTSRAPVPGLQPATYSALQNSGQAVQTNKQFNSQFAPQSSVADSQTARLYPSSTTQLPLYPSVSPIANPTANPLLENWGNHVNDIIARGIMKFTLDLDRAIYNTKDNASVANHRENVIFSPLSVAVALSLVLLGSAGRTFDEVSRVLGLQIGVNISQHSEIVHQTFGQLLDIVNYRIEGSNKPRVDSASGVFVQEGYPIRPEFRAISANVYKSEVINLDFQRKGKEAEDIINNWVKERTMGKIDGILNSPPDPTTMVILLSALYFKGEWNQHFLEGMTQRREFFIESNDMIQVDMMFNGGNFPFYEDKSLGVKILALPYKGLETSMYVLLPKAEGATALKNFQNQLTVETIENLISNLKNETCIIGFPRMKLSSTLSLNNALQNLGLSSLFNAKTADLSLLSGGYGQSSAALPIVTQTSPQISRQVYPEQLSSKTDEYLIFSRIGENNNQRVNNGVKKNLFRYDDKERGFSIEQWSTGFQIQKIRRVRRNVLDGKQRNVTSSRTMYVTENDDLEKVAPKSDKNTRYVSLEQNKYRFRNAEKNTKNRKRRQSRPIDENFLRFMESKFPSYGLDSLRNSANLVNPGLFADEVLHKVEMDVTEKGTEAAATTGVLLRRDGSQKKLIANRPFLFFIRHDPTKLVLFWGTVNAPVPNYAVR, from the exons ATGGCACGAATATGGTTGCTATTTGGTCTTCTGGTGTTGGTTGGTGCTGGTCAGATCGTCTATCCAGATCAATACGAGAGGATGACAGTTTACACGAGTCGTGCACCTGTCCCAGGATTGCAACCTGCTACTTATTCTGCGTTACAAAATAGTGGTCAAGCAGTTCAGACCAATAAACAATTCAATAGTCAGTTTGCTCCGCAATCCAGTGTCGCGGATTCACAAACGGCACGACTTTATCCTTCTTCTACAACCCAGCTACCCTTATATCCCTCAGTAAGTCCGATAGCTAATCCGACAGCTAATCCATTATTGGAAAATTGGGGTAATCAT GTGAACGATATTATAGCCAGAGGAATCATGAAATTCACTTTGGACTTAGATAGAGCTATTTACAATACTAAAGATAATGCATCAGTGGCTAATCATCGCGAAAACGTTATCTTTTCTCCACTCAGTGTCGCTGTTGCCTTGTCATTAGTCTTGTTGGGTTCTGCCGGCAGGACTTTTGACGAAGTCTCGCGAGTGCTCGGTTTGCAAATAGGTGTTAACATATCTCAACACTCAGAAATTGTTCATCAAACGTTTGGTCAATTACTGGACATTGTGAACTACAGAATTGAGGGAAGCAATAAACCGCGCGTAGATTCCGCCAGTGGTGTTTTTGTTCAG GAGGGATATCCAATACGTCCTGAATTTCGTGCGATTAGCGCGAATGTATATAAGAGcgaagtaataaatttagattttcaaagaaaagGCAAAGAAGCtgaagatataataaacaattggGTAAAGGAACGAACGATGGGAAAAATCGACGGCATATTGAACAGCCCACCGGATCCGACAACTATGGTGATTCTTTTATCGGCATTATACTTCAAGGGAGAATGGAATCAGCATTTCTTAGAAGGCATGACACAGCG aaGAGAATTCTTTATTGAATCGAACGACATGATCCAGGTAGATATGATGTTTAACGGCGGCAATTTTCCCTTTTATGAAGACAAATCGCTAGGAGTTAAAATATTGGCTCTACCTTACAAAGGTTTAgag ACGTCCATGTACGTACTTCTGCCGAAAGCCGAAGGAGCCACTGCTTTGAAAAATTTCCAGAACCAACTAACGGTTGAGACTATCGAAAACTTAATAAGTAATCTCAAGAATGAAACCTGTATTATCGGTTTTCCTCGAATGAAACTTTCAAGTACATTGAGTTTGAACAATGCGCTTCAAAATTTGGGTTTAAGCTCGCTATTCAACGCGAAAACTGCGGATTTGAGTCTGTTGTCAGGTGGATACGGTCAAAGTTCGGCAGCTCTACCGATTGTTACGCAAACGTCACCGCAAATTTCACGGCAAGTTTATCCTGAGCAATTGTCTAGTAAAACTGACGAATATCTTATCTTTTCACGGATCGGGGAAAACAATAACCAGCGTGTGAATAacggtgtaaaaaaaaacttgttcaGGTACGACGATAAGGAGCGTGGCTTTAGTATTGAGCAATGGAGCACAGGAtttcaaattcaaaaaattcgtAGAGTACGTCGCAACGTTTTGGATGGAAAACAACGCAACGTCACGTCATCGCGAACGATGTACGTCACAGAGAACGATGACCTCGAAAAAGTCGCGCCGAAGAGTGACAAAAATACGAGATATGTGAGTTTAGAGCAGAATAAGTATCGTTTCCGAAACGCTGAGAAGAACACGAAGAACAGAAAGAGACGGCAAAGCCGACCTATAGACGAGAACTTTTTGAGATTCATGGAAAGCAAGTTCCCGTCTTACGGCCTAGATAGTCTCCGAAACAGCGCGAATCTTGTAAATCCGGGTTTATTTGCCGATGAGGTATTACATAAAGTTGAAATGGATGTGACGGAAAAGGGAACGGAGGCCGCGGCGACAACCGGGGTACTTTTACGGCGAGATGGCAGTCAGAAGAAATTGATTGCCAATCGAccttttctgttttttatcAGACATGACCCCACGAAACTTGTTCTTTTCTGGGGTACGGTTAATGCGCCAGTTCCGAATTATGCCGTCAGATGA
- the LOC140675143 gene encoding serine protease inhibitor 28Dc isoform X2, protein MARIWLLFGLLVLVGAGQIVYPDQYERMTVYTSRAPVPGLQPATYSALQNSGQAVQTNKQFNSQFAPQSSVADSQTARLYPSSTTQLPLYPSVNDIIARGIMKFTLDLDRAIYNTKDNASVANHRENVIFSPLSVAVALSLVLLGSAGRTFDEVSRVLGLQIGVNISQHSEIVHQTFGQLLDIVNYRIEGSNKPRVDSASGVFVQEGYPIRPEFRAISANVYKSEVINLDFQRKGKEAEDIINNWVKERTMGKIDGILNSPPDPTTMVILLSALYFKGEWNQHFLEGMTQRREFFIESNDMIQVDMMFNGGNFPFYEDKSLGVKILALPYKGLETSMYVLLPKAEGATALKNFQNQLTVETIENLISNLKNETCIIGFPRMKLSSTLSLNNALQNLGLSSLFNAKTADLSLLSGGYGQSSAALPIVTQTSPQISRQVYPEQLSSKTDEYLIFSRIGENNNQRVNNGVKKNLFRYDDKERGFSIEQWSTGFQIQKIRRVRRNVLDGKQRNVTSSRTMYVTENDDLEKVAPKSDKNTRYVSLEQNKYRFRNAEKNTKNRKRRQSRPIDENFLRFMESKFPSYGLDSLRNSANLVNPGLFADEVLHKVEMDVTEKGTEAAATTGVLLRRDGSQKKLIANRPFLFFIRHDPTKLVLFWGTVNAPVPNYAVR, encoded by the exons ATGGCACGAATATGGTTGCTATTTGGTCTTCTGGTGTTGGTTGGTGCTGGTCAGATCGTCTATCCAGATCAATACGAGAGGATGACAGTTTACACGAGTCGTGCACCTGTCCCAGGATTGCAACCTGCTACTTATTCTGCGTTACAAAATAGTGGTCAAGCAGTTCAGACCAATAAACAATTCAATAGTCAGTTTGCTCCGCAATCCAGTGTCGCGGATTCACAAACGGCACGACTTTATCCTTCTTCTACAACCCAGCTACCCTTATATCCCTCA GTGAACGATATTATAGCCAGAGGAATCATGAAATTCACTTTGGACTTAGATAGAGCTATTTACAATACTAAAGATAATGCATCAGTGGCTAATCATCGCGAAAACGTTATCTTTTCTCCACTCAGTGTCGCTGTTGCCTTGTCATTAGTCTTGTTGGGTTCTGCCGGCAGGACTTTTGACGAAGTCTCGCGAGTGCTCGGTTTGCAAATAGGTGTTAACATATCTCAACACTCAGAAATTGTTCATCAAACGTTTGGTCAATTACTGGACATTGTGAACTACAGAATTGAGGGAAGCAATAAACCGCGCGTAGATTCCGCCAGTGGTGTTTTTGTTCAG GAGGGATATCCAATACGTCCTGAATTTCGTGCGATTAGCGCGAATGTATATAAGAGcgaagtaataaatttagattttcaaagaaaagGCAAAGAAGCtgaagatataataaacaattggGTAAAGGAACGAACGATGGGAAAAATCGACGGCATATTGAACAGCCCACCGGATCCGACAACTATGGTGATTCTTTTATCGGCATTATACTTCAAGGGAGAATGGAATCAGCATTTCTTAGAAGGCATGACACAGCG aaGAGAATTCTTTATTGAATCGAACGACATGATCCAGGTAGATATGATGTTTAACGGCGGCAATTTTCCCTTTTATGAAGACAAATCGCTAGGAGTTAAAATATTGGCTCTACCTTACAAAGGTTTAgag ACGTCCATGTACGTACTTCTGCCGAAAGCCGAAGGAGCCACTGCTTTGAAAAATTTCCAGAACCAACTAACGGTTGAGACTATCGAAAACTTAATAAGTAATCTCAAGAATGAAACCTGTATTATCGGTTTTCCTCGAATGAAACTTTCAAGTACATTGAGTTTGAACAATGCGCTTCAAAATTTGGGTTTAAGCTCGCTATTCAACGCGAAAACTGCGGATTTGAGTCTGTTGTCAGGTGGATACGGTCAAAGTTCGGCAGCTCTACCGATTGTTACGCAAACGTCACCGCAAATTTCACGGCAAGTTTATCCTGAGCAATTGTCTAGTAAAACTGACGAATATCTTATCTTTTCACGGATCGGGGAAAACAATAACCAGCGTGTGAATAacggtgtaaaaaaaaacttgttcaGGTACGACGATAAGGAGCGTGGCTTTAGTATTGAGCAATGGAGCACAGGAtttcaaattcaaaaaattcgtAGAGTACGTCGCAACGTTTTGGATGGAAAACAACGCAACGTCACGTCATCGCGAACGATGTACGTCACAGAGAACGATGACCTCGAAAAAGTCGCGCCGAAGAGTGACAAAAATACGAGATATGTGAGTTTAGAGCAGAATAAGTATCGTTTCCGAAACGCTGAGAAGAACACGAAGAACAGAAAGAGACGGCAAAGCCGACCTATAGACGAGAACTTTTTGAGATTCATGGAAAGCAAGTTCCCGTCTTACGGCCTAGATAGTCTCCGAAACAGCGCGAATCTTGTAAATCCGGGTTTATTTGCCGATGAGGTATTACATAAAGTTGAAATGGATGTGACGGAAAAGGGAACGGAGGCCGCGGCGACAACCGGGGTACTTTTACGGCGAGATGGCAGTCAGAAGAAATTGATTGCCAATCGAccttttctgttttttatcAGACATGACCCCACGAAACTTGTTCTTTTCTGGGGTACGGTTAATGCGCCAGTTCCGAATTATGCCGTCAGATGA